A DNA window from Micromonospora sp. NBC_01739 contains the following coding sequences:
- a CDS encoding deoxyguanosinetriphosphate triphosphohydrolase family protein: MEAPVEPRARRLFGGSARALGDLATSPFRADRDRIVGSPFFARLAGVTQVVSPGGSGLLVHNRLTHSLKVAQVARAIAERLTADDWQRDLAEKLGGCDPDVVEAAALAHDLGHPPFGHLGERVLDRLARHRLGLTDGFEGNAQSYRIVTSTEIRGAATTGLDLTAAVRAAMLKYPWTRLDHPDPHPRLMDPPPRGAAPLPEDPDSGSAKFGAYRTELDDLRQARAPFVGRIADWQQTVEASVMDIADDIAYAIHDVEDFYRVGVLQQGAVAAELMAWQREGGHLRAITDAALATSARRPGAAIERLRRHLHHKDGWVADDEAFAAAVEHVREELVEGLLAMPFDGSIEAEQYVARFSARWTTRLVDAITLTEKPSLRSGHVLLAPPQWHEVQVLKFVHHRFVLARPDLALHQRGQARLLGTLVEALLEWLLDPQEESRLPRRLHDLVELAEAELHPRTPDRIGRARGRAIVDFVAQLTDGQAVAMLDALSGRSGALWTDAFVL; this comes from the coding sequence ATGGAAGCACCTGTGGAGCCCCGGGCGCGGCGACTGTTCGGCGGCAGCGCTCGGGCCCTCGGCGACCTGGCTACCAGCCCGTTCCGGGCCGACCGGGACCGCATCGTCGGCTCGCCCTTCTTCGCCCGGCTGGCCGGGGTCACCCAGGTGGTGAGCCCCGGCGGGTCCGGGCTGCTGGTGCACAACCGGCTGACCCACAGCCTCAAGGTCGCCCAGGTGGCCCGGGCGATCGCCGAACGCCTGACCGCCGACGACTGGCAGCGGGATCTGGCGGAGAAGTTGGGTGGCTGCGACCCGGACGTGGTCGAGGCCGCCGCCCTAGCCCACGACCTAGGTCACCCGCCCTTCGGGCACCTGGGGGAGCGGGTGCTGGACCGGCTGGCCCGGCACCGGCTGGGTCTCACCGACGGCTTCGAGGGCAACGCCCAGTCGTACCGGATAGTCACCTCGACCGAGATCCGGGGGGCGGCGACCACCGGCCTGGACCTGACCGCGGCGGTGCGGGCGGCCATGCTGAAGTACCCCTGGACCCGGCTGGACCACCCCGACCCCCACCCCCGCCTGATGGACCCTCCGCCGCGCGGGGCGGCTCCGCTGCCGGAGGACCCGGACAGCGGCTCGGCGAAGTTCGGGGCGTACCGCACCGAGCTGGACGACCTGCGGCAGGCCCGGGCACCCTTCGTCGGGCGGATCGCCGACTGGCAGCAGACCGTCGAGGCCTCCGTGATGGACATCGCCGACGACATCGCGTACGCCATCCACGACGTGGAGGACTTCTACCGGGTGGGGGTGCTCCAGCAGGGGGCGGTGGCCGCCGAACTGATGGCCTGGCAGCGCGAGGGCGGGCACCTGCGGGCCATCACGGACGCGGCCCTGGCCACCTCGGCCCGTCGTCCCGGAGCGGCGATCGAACGGCTGCGCCGCCACCTGCACCACAAGGACGGCTGGGTGGCCGACGACGAGGCTTTCGCCGCGGCGGTCGAACACGTCCGGGAGGAACTGGTCGAGGGGCTGCTGGCCATGCCGTTCGACGGTTCGATCGAGGCGGAGCAGTACGTGGCCCGGTTCTCCGCCCGGTGGACCACCCGGCTGGTCGACGCGATCACCCTCACCGAGAAGCCCTCGCTGCGCTCCGGGCACGTGTTGCTGGCCCCACCGCAGTGGCACGAGGTGCAGGTGCTCAAGTTCGTCCACCACCGGTTCGTGCTGGCCCGCCCGGACCTGGCCCTGCACCAGCGGGGTCAGGCCCGGCTGCTCGGCACCCTGGTCGAGGCGCTGCTGGAGTGGCTGCTGGATCCGCAGGAGGAGTCCCGGCTGCCCCGACGCCTGCACGACCTGGTCGAGTTGGCCGAGGCGGAACTGCATCCGCGTACCCCGGAT